One Argiope bruennichi chromosome 5, qqArgBrue1.1, whole genome shotgun sequence DNA segment encodes these proteins:
- the LOC129968407 gene encoding uncharacterized protein LOC129968407: MLSLLVHKKRGWKGDAKGDGKARRIESGTGGKNEIEPEMQLREESLPPIEIGEGAGDLFTPFRITQEEFSKAQIDCGTLEECRERVNKGHDGIKKEKGLFFRVTKDHLGNPRSQLIVPKKSRPAILEMCHESTSAHLGVTKTKDRALKYYFWPNCVKDIENYVRSCDPCQRIGKPREKTKAPLKLVPVISEIFSKLNIDCVGPLPISEKNNRYLLTAMCMSSKYPDAIPIEDLTSITVINAMLNVFSRMGFPREIQCDWGTSFTSYLTTEFFDKFGIKVTHSSVRHPQTNPVERFHKTIKRLLKVLCLESGKDWEKNLPATLLALRTVTHESTGFSPAELVHGKNLRTPEVLLYEHWVAPKENETAVAKYMYDLINRMRRCQDIAVTRMLETRDKRILWYDKNAVHRQYKSGDQVLVLAASMPNKLSVQWIGPGEIQSQLSETNYIVKMTGKEAKPQIFHVNLLKPYHKRLAEVNLVFHEEKVNVETENDLEIAYPTGDVNVYDFEEISRSSNLEERLTTEQIGELKELLHKHKTVFSNKPGKTHLVEHDIELISNQPVRSKPYRTSQRQAEILKSEIKQMLDLKIIEMGQSDYTSPMLLVEAPGKAPRPCIDYRKLNSIIKTEYFPLPNLEERVERVSAAKFITVLDLVKGYWQIPMTKNASRLAAFVTNFGTYLPLRMPFGLVNAPYFFSKMMAEILGNCEKYAVPYLDDIAIYSETWEEHLKHVDEVLKRIGAANLTVKPSKCQLAQSRTKYLGHMVGDGVRTPAEAKIKAVIDFPTPKTKTQIRAFLGLAGYYAHYVEKFSVIAAPLTNALKDSEGKEHPILYLSKKFPDAEKKYSTTEKECASIVYAIKKLKFYLDGQHFTIVTDHNPDSSSHQETKQLSTTSHQLSVSVKPRCASTGVSCEFIKIVMCSRGDRSQRWILNRHSLDRLETIEEELLSSY, encoded by the exons ATGCTGTCACTACTCGTTCACAAAAAAAGGGGATGGAAAGGGGACGCGAAAGGGGATGGAAAAGCAAGGAGAATAGAAAGCGGAACAGGAGGGAAGAATGAGATAGAACCTGAAATGCAACTGAGAGAAGAATCGTTACCACCCATTGAGATAGGGGAAGGAGCTGGAGATTTATTCACTCCGTTCAGGATAACTCAAGAAGAATTTTCAAAGGCTCAAATTGACTGCGGAACCTTGGAAGAATGTAGGGAACGCGTTAACAAAGGACATGATggaattaaaaaggaaaagggaTTGTTTTTTAGGGTAACAAAAGATCATTTAGGGAACCCGAGATCTCAATTAATTGTGCCGAAAAAATCCAGACCGGCAATATTAGAGATGTGCCACGAGTCGACGTCGGCACATCTGGGGGTAACTAAAACGAAAGATAGggccctaaaatattatttttggccaAATTGTGTAAAGGATATCGAGAATTACGTTCGCTCGTGTGATCCTTGTCAACGAATCGGTAAACCGAGGGAGAAGACAAAGGCCCCTCTCAAATTAGTTCCCGTTATATcggaaatttttagcaaattaaatattgattgcgTAGGACCATTACCCATTAGTGAGAAAAACAATCGATATTTGTTAACGGCGATGTGTATGTCTTCAAAATATCCGGATGCAATCCCTATAGAAGACCTTACGTCAATCACAGTGATAAATGCTATGTTAAACGTTTTTAGTAGAATGGGGTTTCCCCGTGAGATACAGTGTGATTGGGGTACGTCGTTCACTAGCTATTTAAccacagaattttttgataagttcGGAATAAAAGTCACTCATTCATCTGTGCGGCATCCCCAGACAAACCCGGTAGAGCGTTTCCACAAAACCATTAAGCGACTTCTAAAGGTACTATGTTTAGAGTCCGGAAAGGATTGGGAGAAAAATCTTCCAGCAACTCTGTTAGCTTTGAGAACGGTTACTCACGAGAGCACAGGATTTAGCCCCGCTGAGTTGGTTCACGGAAAAAACCTAAGGACTCCAGAAGTGCTGTTATACGAGCACTGGGTAGCACCGAAAGAAAACGAAACGGCGGTAGCCAAATACATGTACGACTTAATAAACCGCATGAGACGTTGTCAGGATATAGCAGTAACCAGGATGTTGGAGACGCGAGATAAGAGAATATTATGGTATGACAAAAATGCTGTCCATCGCCAATATAAATCCGGTGATCAAGTGTTGGTGCTCGCAGCATCTATGCCGAATAAACTATCAGTACAGTGGATAGGGCCAGGCGAAATTCAATCTCAATTGTCGGAAACGAACTATATAGTGAAAATGACAGGAAAGGAGGCCAAGCCCCAAATTTTTCACGTTAATCTGTTGAAACCTTACCATAAAAGATTGGCGGAGGTGAATCTAGTGTTCCACGAGGAAAAAGTGAATGTGGAGACGGAAAATGATTTAGAGATCGCATACCCGACGGGAGACGTAAACGTGTACGATTTCGAGGAAATATCTCGAAGTAGCAACTTAGAAGAGAGGTTAACGACGGAGCAGATCGGGGAACTCAAAGAGTTGttacataaacataaaacagttttttcaaataagccGGGAAAAACACATCTAGTTGAGCACGATATAGAACTGATCAGTAATCAACCTGTTCGGTCGAAGCCATATCGCACATCGCAACGCCAAGCCGAAATTTTGAAATCGGAAATAAAGCAGATGTtagatctgaaaataattgaaatgggaCAATCAGACTATACATCACCAATGCTGTTAGTAGAGGCACCGGGAAAAGCCCCAAGACCTTGTATTGATTACCGaaaattaaatagtataattaaaacTGAGTACTTCCCCTTGCCAAATTTAGAAGAGCGAGTAGAAAGAGTCTCCGCCGCAAAATTTATTACGGTACTAGATCTAGTGAAGGGCTACTGGCAAATTCCAATGACGAAGAACGCAAGTCGGTTAGCAGCGTTCGTAACTAATTTCGGGACGTATCTCCCTCTAAGAATGCCATTTGGATTGGTGAATGCGCCATACTTTTTTAGTAAGATGATGGCTGAGATATTAGGGAATTGTGAGAAGTATGCAGTACCTTACTTAGACGATATTGCGATCTATTCCGAAACATGGGAAGAACACTTGAAACATGTTGACGAGGTTCTTAAAAGAATAGGAGCGGCAAATCTAACCGTGAAACCATCAAAATGTCAGCTAGCACAGAGCCGGACGAAATATTTAGGACATATGGTAGGAGATGGCGTTCGAACACCAGCCGAAGCAAAAATCAAAGCAGTGATAgattttcctacccccaaaacaAAAACTCAGATACGAGCTTTCCTTGGGCTAGCGGGTTATTACGCACACTATGTGGAAAAATTTTCTGTCATAGCCGCACCTTTAACCAACGCATTGAAAG aTTCCGAAGGCAAGGAACATCCTATTTTATATCTAAGTAAGAAATTTCCAGACGCGGAAAAGAAATACAGCACTACTGAAAAAGAGTGTGCTAGTATAGTATACGCCATAAAGAAGCTTAAATTTTACTTGGATGGCCAGCACTTCACTATTGTCACGGACCACAATCC AGACTCTTCAAGTCATCAAGAAACGAAGCAATTATCAACAACCAGTCACCAGTTGTCAGTAAGTGTCAAACCGAGGTGCGCTTCAACCGGTGTTAGCtgtgaattcattaaaattgtcaTGTGCTCAAGAGGCGATCGGTCACAAAGATGGATCCTTAACAGACATTCCCTCGATCGACTTGAGACCATTGAGGAAGAGTTGCTGAGCAGCTATTGA